A stretch of DNA from Fibrobacter sp. UWR3:
CATTCCCGAAAAAGGGACGAATAAATCGGCTGCGTTAAATTTCTTTACGGCTACACAAACTAGTGGTAGTGAAAATATCAGACCATATTTCATGGTATTTGACTCAAAAAATATCAATGACAAGGCGACTACGAATTTTGCGTTTCCTGCTGCATTGCGGTGCATAAAGGGAGACTTGGTTCCCAATCTAAATAATCCTACGACGACATTCGGTGTCCGTGGCGAGGACCGGAAGGTGTGCAATGGTGCTGAACCAAACAGTTCGCTTTCTACCCGAGCCTGCAACAAGAATGGCGAAAATAAGTGCTCCATATACGAAGACGGCAGCTTGAAAATCAATGGCAAGTATATGTATCTCGAGGCTAACGGCAAGAAGGCGTGCCCTTTCGAATGGCATATCCCGAGTGTTAGCGAGTGGAAAGACTTTCTCGCTTATGTCGGTGGCGAGTGCTTTGCCGGGTTTACGCTCAAGGCGCAGAAAGGCTGGGGCGATGACTATGCCTTTGACGCATTTGGTCTCGGCATCAAGCCCACGGATGGCGATGAGGCCAGGTTCCTGATAGGGGGGAGCAAGAAGGGCGAAATAACGGGAAGCGTCGTATTCGCGAAGGGCTCGAATATCGCGACAATCAAGGACGATACCGCGAACGTGTCCGGGCTGCTTTGCATGAAGGGGCGCCTCAAGGACGATACCTTGAGTTACATGAACCCTGAACTCGAGTACGGGGAATTTACCGACAGCCGCGATAACAGGACGTACAAGACCATAAACATCGGGCATACCAAGTGGATGGCGGAGAACCTGAATTTCGAGACGGACAGCAGTGTCTGTTTTGGAGGGTATCACGGAAACACGACATTCTCGTGTGTGCGCTATGGAAAGTTCTATCGGTATGAAGATGCTTTGACAGCCTGCCCTGCAGGTTGGCGACTCCCCACAAAGGAAGATTTTGACACGTTGGTGTATATAGCGACGCCTTATAAGCGCGCCAGTACCTTGGTTTCCCAGGAAAATGAAACCTACAAGGGGAACAACAGTTCGGGATTCTCACTTATAATGATGGGGTATATATGGAACGGCAGGGATGACTTTGGTGATACGGCTACCTACCTGTGGTCAAGTACGGAGCTTAATGATTCCCTTGTATATACCTTGGTCGCCTATAAAGGAACCTATACGGATACTGCAAATGTTGCTAAAGCGAATGCCATAAGGGACACGAAGTTTAACGTCCGCTGCGTGAGCGAAGAAAAAGTGGTGTACGGGTATAAGGGAACATACGGTACGCTTGTCGATGAACGCGATGGCCATGAATACAGGACCATAGAAATCAACGGCACAACATGGATGGCAGAGAACCTCAAGTACGAATCGGAAAATAGTACCTGCAAGCGCGATTCCTGCGACATCTACGGGCTGCACTACTCGTTCCCGTTCACCTCCCTTGTCATAGACCCCCTCTGCCCGGATGGCTGGCATATCTCGACTACTGCGGATTGGGATAGCCTGCTCGCCTTTGTCCGTGCGAACGATTCGGCGACATACGCCCTTGATTTGAGATACACGTTCAGGTGGCCTTCGTACAACCAGGGTACCGACAAGTACGGTCTAGGCGTTATCCCGAACACCTGCTACCAGGATAATTCCGGCTACGATATTGTCAATGTCAGGGACGAGGCCGTGGCGTGCATTGGTGCAGAAGATGTCGAGAACAAGAAGGGCTACTACTACATCATGTCGTCGAACGGAGTCAATAGCGTGCGCAAGAACGTCTACAAGAGATCCATTGATAGCGACCGCTACCGCTTCGGAATCCGTTGCGTCAAGGACAAGTAACTCTTGCAAAAACTATATTTGTCCGTATGAAATTTGTTTTAGCGTGTCTTTTGTTGTGCGTGTCGCTTCCTTTTGCGCAACTCGTGCAAAAGAAGGCTTCCGCGCAGAATGATGCCGTCGATTCGGTCGTCATTCCGGGGGCGACGAAGAACAGACCGTTAGTTTATTCGGACAGTGCGACGCTGCGTAACGAACGTGCTGCATCCGATGCGAAAGCCGCGATGGACCTCAATTATTCGAACGATTCCCTCACGGGAACGCTGATTGGTATTGGCGCGGAATATGTCGGCCAGATTATGAAGAACACGCTCTCGCCCAATTCCGCCGAAGCGGACGCCGTTGAACTGGAACGCACCAGACGGTAACTAGTTCTGAGTTCGGAATTCGGAATTACGAATTAGAATAGTCGCGGCGAAGCCGCCTAACTAAGCAACTCTGAACTCTGAAATCCGAAATCCGAATTATCCCAAATACTTTTCGCCGCTTTCCACGCTCTGGTAGATGAGCGTGTTGATGGTCATGGGGCCCACGCCGCCCGGAACCGGGGTATACGCGCTCGCCACGTCGTCGAGACCCTTCTCGATATCGCCCACGCCACCCGGATGGTAGCCGGCGTCGACCACGACCGCACCCTGCTTGATCCATTCCTTCTTGATGAACTCGGGCTTGCCGACCGCACCTACCAGGATGTCGGCTTGCTTCACGAATTCGGGGAGGTTCTGCGTCTTGCTGTGGCAGATGGTCACTGTGCAGTCCGCGTTCAGGAGCATCATGGCCATGGGCTTGCCGAGAATCGCGCTACGGCCCACCACGACGGCGTGCTTGCCCGCGAGCGGGATGTTGTATGCCTTCAACAGGCGCATGATGCCTGCGGGAGTTGCGCAACCGTAGGCGGGTTCGCCCATCGCCATGCGGCCAAAGCCAAGACAGGTCACGCCATCCACGTCCTTGCGGGCGTCGATGGCCTCGAAGGCGGCGCGCTCGTCGATGTGGCGCGGAACCGGGTGCTGCAGCAAAATGCCGTGCACGTCTCGGTTGTCGTTCAGTTCCTGAATCTTGTTGAGGAGTTCCTCGGTGGTGGTGTTCTTCGGGAGCACCACGCGGATGCTTTCCATGCCCACACGGGCGCAGGCGTTGCCCTTCATCTTCACGTAGGTGGCGCTCGCCGGGTCGTCGCCCACCAGGATGGTGGCGAGGATGGGGGTCTTGCCCGTCTTTTCCTTGAGTTTCGCCACGCGGGCGCTGAGTTCTTCTTCAGTGGTCTTGGCGAGTGCCTTGCCGTCGAGGATGAGTGCTGCCATAATGTCTCCGGTGCGCGGTATGCGCGAAAATTACGGAGTAAAGATAGAAATAAAAAGAAAACCCTGCGCTGGATGGCAGGGGTTGCTTTACACGACCACGTCGAGAATGGCGGGGATGACCAGGCAGAATATTGCCCACGGGTACGATAGCGCGCCGGGGAGCCAGCCGGTAGATCCGGACTTGGGCGCCATGTGCGGAACGGCTTGCGTGGATACCTTGATGGAGTCATCAAGTGCGACCTTGATGTTTTCGACAGAGGAGTCGAATAGGCTCTTATTTTCGGCGGCTTTCGCCACTATATTCATAAAGTTGCTATTCATGTTATTCTCTCTTTCCATCCCTCGTGTATAAAAATAGAAACGTTTTACATGGAATGCAAGTATTCTTGTAACTCTGCGTTTACAAATTGTCCATGATGTGAAACGCCTCACAAATCGGGTAAAAAATGCCCGAAATGGTGCGAAAAAGCGGGTTTTGTCCAAATTTGCATCTGGAAATGCCCGTTTTTGCCCGAAAAAAGTTGGTCTACTGGAACGAAAATTCCTAATTTTTTGTGTGTTGAACATCACACCACGGAAAGGAACGCCATGAATCTGACCCGCTTTACCCTCCTTGCTGCCTCCTGCGCCGCCCTGCTTGCCTGTGGCGGGAACAAGAATGCCGCCCCCGCGACGGACCCGACTCCGGCCCCCGCTCCCGCGGCTGCACCCGCCCCTGCTCCCGAAGTGAAGGTTTCTCTCGACAGCACGGTCGACCGCTACAGTTACGCGCTGGGCATGGATCTCGGCAAGGCGATTGCGAACATAAACGTTCCTCTCAAGCTCGACGTGATTATCGCCGCCATCAAGGACGAGGTGGACACGACCCGCAAGGTTCTCATGGATGATACTACGGCGGAAAAGGCGCTCCAGGGCCTGCTCTTGCAGATGCAGCAGAAGAAGGAAGCCGATGCGAAGGCTGCCGCACAGAAGTCGCTCGAGGAGCAGGCGCAGTTCCTCGCGAAGAACGTGCTGGATTCCACGGTGAAGGTTACCACGAAGGGCGTGCAGTACAAGGTTATCAAGGAAGGCACGGGCATTACCCCCAAGGTGAGCGACAAGGTGCAGGTCCACTACATTGGCGCCCTCCTGGACGGTACGGAATTTGACAACAGCGTTAAACGTGGCGAACCGCTCGAGTTCCCGGTGAATGCCGTGATCGAGGGCTGGCAGGACCTGCTCCAGGTGATGAAGGAAGGCATGAAGGTGAAGGCCTGGATTCCGAGCGCGCTTGCTTATGGCGAGGCGGGCGTCCCGCCGATGATTCCCGCGAATGCGCTCCTCGTGTTCGAGGTGGAACTCCTGAAGGTGTACGCGGAAACCCCGGCTGTCGATGGTTCGGTGGGCTCGCCAACCGATGCCGCCGTTGCTCCGGCCGATACTGCCGCCGCTAAGGCTGCTGACCCCGCTGCTGCACCTGCCGAGGCAAAGGATTCCAAGAAGGCCGAACCCGCCAATGCTTCGACAAGCGCGCCGACCGATGCCAAGAAACCTGCCGCGAAGGGTGCAAAGAAGCCCGCCGCGAAGAAGTAACGCGAAATTGCGGGCCTGAAAAGGCAAAAATTTGTGGACGCGGCCCTTGACGGGGTCGCGTTTTTTTATGTTTATGTACATGAATAACACTGCGTCCGATTTCTATTCCCAGCACTTCGAAGTTGCCGGATTCATCCGGGAAGTGTTCGGCTATATGGACCGGTTCAAGGGCCAGCTGTTCGTGTTGAAGATAGACGACGGCCTGATGGACCATCCGCTGTTCCCCGTGCTCATGCGGGATATCGCCCTGCTGCACAAGGCGGGTATCCGCATCATTATCGTGCCGGGTACGCGAAACAGTATCGACGCACAGTTGAAGGCCTGGGAACTTGAAAGCAAGTTCGAGGGTGGCGTCCGGCTTACGAGCGAGGAGGCCCTGCCCCTCATTGAACAGGCTAGCCTCGGGGTTGCCCAGCGCATCATGAGCCACCTCACGGCGAGCGGCCTGAGCGGTATCCAGGGCAACTGGGTGCTGGCCCGGAGCCTTGGCGTGATTGGCGGCGTGGACTACATGCGCACCGGAAAGATCGAGCGGATTCAGCGCGATATTCTGGAGCAGCTGCTTGACGAGAATTTCGTGCCTATCATTCCGCCTATCGGCTGGAACAAGATCGGGCATGCCTACAATATCAGTTCTACGGAACTCGCGACCGAAATCTGCAAGTACATGCAGGTGGGCAAGCTCTTCTTTATCGGTAACGAGAACGGCATCAAGCTCAAGGGGCTCGTGACCGGCAAGAACACGAAGTACTTGGAGCCGACGGACTCGGGCGTGATTTCGGCACTGGACGTGGACCAGGCGAAGGAACTCCTGGAACTCAATTCCGACGTGCTCGATTTTGCGCAGATGGACTACCTGATGAACGCCATCCGGGCGTGCGAGGCGGGCGCGAACCGCGTGCATTTGCTGAGCGGTGAATTCCAGGGCAGCGTGCTGCAGGAAGTCTTCAGCGCGCGGGGTGACGGTACCATGGTGTACGCGAACCAGTACTCGAGTATCCGGCCCGCGAACATCGAGGACATCCCCGATATCCTGCGCATCATGCAGGACTACATCGCGAAGGGCTACCTGGTGCCGCGTACGCAGGAAAGCATTTCCGAGAAGCTCAAGGATTACGTGGTGTACAGCATCGACAACAGCATTCACGGTTGCGGCGCCTTGCACGAGTTCGAAGACGGGATGGCCGAAGTTGCGGGCATCGCGGTTGGCGCGAACTACCGCAAGTCGGGCATTGGCGATGCCATCGTGCGGCACCTGATTTCTGTCGGGCGCATGAAAGGCTACAGTAAGCTGTTCTTGCTGACCACGCAGGCGCTTGACTGGTTCTACCACTTCGGATTCGAGGATGGTACGGTCGAGGATTTGCCCAAGAGCAAGCGCGACCACTACAACCAGAAGCGCAACTCGCGTATCCTGATCCTCCCGCTGGATAAGTGACACGCAAGTGTCATCCTGAGCGGAGTGCGAAGCACGAAGTCGAAGGATCTATTTTTCATTCGTCATCCCCGCGATCCCTAATTCGTCATCCCCGCGAAGGCGGGGATCTCCAAGGAAAAGAATATGAACACACTCGAAGCAATTCGCACGCGTCGCAGTACCCGCAAGTTCAAGGCACAGCCTGTGGAACTCGAGAAGTTGAAGCAGATTGTCGAGGCGGGTCAGTTTGGCCCTACCGGCGGCAACGCTCAGACGAATCACTTCTTCGTGATTTCGGATGCTTCGGTGATTGCGAAACTCAAGGAACTTGTGCAGTCCGCGTTCGCGAAGATGGAACTCCGCGAAGACCTGTACAAGAGCCTCAAGAATTCCATCACGCTCGCCCGTAAAGGCAACTACTCGTTCTGCTATACGGCGCCCGTGCTGATTGTGGTCGCAAACAGGAAGGAATACGGCAACAACATGGCCGACGTGGCATGCGCGGTGGAGAACATGATGCTTGCGGCGAACGAACTCGACCTCGGCAGTTGCTACATCAACCAGCTCAAGTGGCTGAACGAAGACCCGACGCTCCTCGAATACCTGCGCGGACTTGGCTTGCGTGAAGATGAACGCGTGTACGCCTCCGTTGCCATCGGCTATGCCGATACGGAGAGTGGCCTCCCGAACCGGAACGTCTCCGAACGCACCGGCAACGAAGTCGTGTTCGTGTAATTTTTGCTGGGTTATTTCCCGAGCATCTCTTTAATTTTCTTCTTGACTTCTGTCAAGTCGCTGCTCGTGAGTACCGGGATAAGCGAGTTTATTTCTTCGATGGGTTTGTCCCACCAGCGCCATTCGAGCATCAGGTTTGTGAGTTCTTCGTCGAAACGCTTGCGTATAAATTGCGCCGGGTTTCCTGCGACAATCGTGTAGGGCTCCACATTGCTGCCAACGACGCTGCTTGCGCCGATAATCGCACCGTCGCCGATATGTACTCCGGGGAGTATCGTTACGTTCTGGCCAATCCACACGTCGTTCCCGATAATCGTGTCGCCTTTTAGCGGCATGTCCGCAGGTGCGGGTGCCTTCATGTCCCAGCCTGTGAGCGTGTAGAACGGGAAAGTCGAGACCGCGTTCATCTGGTGGTTTGCCCCGTTCATCACGAACTCCACTCCCGCAGCAATCTGGCAGAACTTGCCGATAATCAGCTTGTCGTTGTTCCACGGGTATAGGTGAGTCACGTGGCTTTCGAACTCGCTGTCGGCAATGTAGGTGAAGTCGCCCACGACTATGTTCGGGTTCTTGAGCGTTGGCTTCACGTAGATTTCCTTGTCGTAGCCCGCAATCGGGTGTACTGCCGTCGGGTCGGGAATGTTATTTGGTGTTGTCATGATTCCAAAATACATTATTTGTGTACAAGATTGACATCTTGTCAACGGAAAAAATGCCGGATGGTCGCCCGCGGACCATAAATCCATATATATTTCAGGTGTTGTTTGAAGTGAAGGCGTCTTTACGCCTTAAAGGGATGTTATGCTTAAAAGCAGACTCAGGACTGCGGCGCTGGCCGTTTCCTTCTCCGTGGCATCGCTTGCTGTGCTCGCGAATGCCGAAACGCTCCCGACTGCGGGCGAAATGTTCAACAAGATGGGCTTCGGGATAAACATCGGCAACACGATGGAAGTTCCGGGCAACCCCACGGGCTGGGGCAACAAGTTCCCGACAGAAGCCTACATCGATTCGGTGAAGGCGACGGGGTTCAGCACCATACGCATTCCCTGCGCCTGGGACAGCCACGCTAAGGACGGCGTGATAAACGAAAGCTGGATGGATTCGGTGCAGACGGTGGTGGACATGTGCATGCGCGCTGGCCTCGTGACGGTCCTGAACATCCACTGGGATGGCGGCTGGCTCGAAGAGAATCTGAAGGACGAAAAGAAGGACGAGGTGAACGCGAAGCAGAAATCCTACTGGACGCAGATTGCGACGCGTTTCAAGGACTATAACGAGAACCTGCTCTTTGCGAGCGCGAACGAGCCCGCGACTACCGACGACAATTACAGGCACGAGACGGAAATCCTGATGGTGTACCACCAGACGTTCGTGGATGCCGTGCGCGCAACGGGCAGCAACAATGCGAGCCGTACTCTTGTAATCCAGGGGCCTTCCACAAGTATCGACCGCACGACCGAGGTGATGCCGGTTTCGAAACTCCCGAAGGACGTGATTGAAAACCGCCTGATGGTCGAGGTGCATTTTTATGACCCGTACACCTACACGCTCATGAACGACATTGCCGACTGGGGCGCGCAAGTTTATCCGCAATACTACTGGGGCGACGACCTTGCGGCCGGTGCAGACATCGTGCACAACTGCGGTTACAACGCCTGGGCGGGCGCGATGGGCGACAAGTGCACCAGCGCGCAGATTCAGGAACAGTTCGGCAAGATGAAGACGAACTTTGTAGACAAGGGCGTGCCCGTGATTATCGGCGAGTTCGGCGCGAACGACCGCGTGGGCGTGCTGACGGGCGACAACTACGCGAAGCACCGCAAGGGCCGCCTTGCCTATTACGACGCCGTGATGAAACTCGCGAAACAGAACAAGGTGGTGCCCATCGCCTGGGATACGGGCCACGAGGGCGAAAACAACATGACGATTATCCGCAGGCAGTCCGCGCCGGATGGCTCCGTGTTCGACATGGACGTGCTGAAGATTATGCGCAGTGCCTACGGGCTCGGCGACTACGTGAACGGCGGCGAAACGACGGGAATTGTGAACGGCGCGCAGTTGGGTGAGGGCTTGGCGCGTGCGACCTCCGGGATTGTCCGCGTGGGCAACCGCCTGGAATCTGCGGGCGAAATCAGGCTGTTCAACCTGAACGGAACGCTTGTCCGCACCGCGATAAACGGCATGTCGCTCGAAAACATTCCGCACGGTATATATATTGCCAAGGGCGCTGGCGCCTTGGTGAGGGTTGATATCCGGTAATTTTTCTATCTTTTCCCGCATGAACTTGAAGATGATGGAAGACGGCTTCCGGATGATTCTCGCCGGCATGGGCGAGAATCCGAACCGCGAAGGCTTGCTCGATACGCCGAAGCGTGTCGCGAAGATGTATGCCGAGCTCATGACCGGCCTTTCGGGCGAGATGCGTGCCGAAGACATTCTCAAGACGCGTTTCCACGAGAAGTACGACGAGATGATTATCGTGCCGGACATCGAGTTCGCGAGCATGTGCGAACATCATTTTCTGCCTTTTACGGGCAAGGCCCACGTGGCCTACATTCCGGGCGACTGCGTGGTGGGACTTTCCAAGATTCCGCGCGTCGTTGAATTCTATGCCCGCTTCCCGCAAATCCAGGAACGCATGACCCGCCAGATTGCAGAACTCATCCAGAAGGAACTGAACCCGAAGGGAGTCGCGGTGGTGCTCGAGGCATCGCACATGTGCATGACGATGCGCGGGGTAAAGAAGCCGGGTGCCACGATGGTCACGACCCAGCTTCTGGGCAGGTTCAAGACCGACGAGAAGACCCGTGCCGAGTTCATGTCGCGCATCTACGCCCCCCGGTAAACAGCTCCTTTTGGATTTATTGTCCATAGAAACTCGCGAAAACCGCGAGTTTTTCCTTTTTTTGCAAGGTATCTTTATATGCGGTTACGGAGTAAATCAAGGAGTAATACAATGAAATCTCGATTCTTCAGGAATCTGGCGAAGGGCCTCGTGGTTGTAAGTGCCGCCCTTGCCGTTGTCAACTGCGACGAATCTACCGTTGCCGCCGCCCAGCAGCAATACGACCCGAACGATCCGCTTGCCGCGCTCAGTTCCTCGGGCATGGCCGACCCCGCCCAGGTGGGTGATGTCGACCCGACTCTTGCTTCCAGCAGCTCTACTGATATTATCGGTGGCGGCGAAGTTGATCCTTGGGCGGACCCCTGCGTGGCCTCTAGCTTGCCTGATGCATGCGGCCCGGGAACGAATCCGCTTCCGACCTCCAGTGCAGATGTGAATCCTGCTTCCAGCGCAGATGTGAATCCTGCTTCCAGCGCAGATGTGGCCCCGGTTTCCAGCGCGGTTGTCGAAAATCCCGCTTCCAGTTCCAGCGAAGCTGCCCCGGTCGTTTCTTCTTCCAGCGAAGATGCGAAGCCCGCCGTTTCGAAAATTTTCCTCGCGAACGACAAGGAAGAAGAAAAGAACTATATGGAAGTCGAGTACAAGACGAATACCGGCTGGGATGGGGAAGGAATCCTTGCGTACCCCAAGCGCTTGACCGACAATCCGGACCAGAAGCATGCCGTCGTGGTATGGGGCCCCGGTGGTGGTACAAAACCGAGTGCTTACGAAGGCATGATTCGCCGTCTTGCCTCCCACGGTTTCGTGGTGGTTGCTCTCAAGGAATCTCCGGGCAATGCGACCCAGGCCATCAAGGCTCTCGACTGGCTGGATGGGCTGAACAAGGACTCGAATAGCCCGCTGTTTGGCAAGCTCGACATGAATACGGTCGGTTGCTCGGGCCACTCCATGGGCGGTCTTGAATCCGAACAGGCCCTCATCAAGGACAGGCGCGTGCTTACCGCGTTCCTCAACAACAGCGGTGACTGGGGCGGAGCCGGTGCCATGAAGGTGGCAACCGACCGGACTATCGCAATCCTCTACGGTGAAGGCGGCATGGAACGCGGCAACGCCGAGAACGATTACAACAACGCGAATGTCAAGGCGCCTGCATGCCTTATCCAGATGACGGGAGGCAAGGGTACCGAATGCTACGAAGTTTCCCCTGGCCGCAGGGAATGCGGTTACGGTCACGGTTCCGGTTCCTGGGACGGCATGGCTGCGACGGTTGCCTGGATGCGCTGGCACCTCGGTGGCGAGGAATGGCGCAAGGCGGACTTCGTAGGCACCAGTGGCAAGTATATCGACGGCAACATCATTGGTAAGCAGGGCAACTGGAAAACCCAGTGCAAGAACTTCTAAGAATTTCCACACTCACTCCAAGCACCTCGCCCCACAGGCGGGGTGTTTTTTTATAATTATTGGTGAAAAGGAGTTCCTTCATGAACGCAGCAATTCTTACTAACGAGTTTCCGCCGGAAATTTACGGCGGCGCAGGTATCCACGTCAAGTTCCTTACGCAGGAACTTTCGAAACTTTGTCACATCGAGGCGCGCTGCTTCGGGAGCCAGGATGTAGACGAGGACAATGTCCGTGCAATCGGGTTTTCGCGCAAGCTGGGCCTGGACCCGGCCGATGACCGCTTCCAGAAGATTTTCAAGCCGCTCGATATCAACCTGCAGTGGGCCGCTACCCTCAAGGATATCGACGTAATCCATTGCCACACCTGGTACAGCCACTTCGGTGGCGTGCTCGCGAGTCGCCTTCTGCAGTGCCCGCTAATCCTCACCACGCACTCGCTGGAACCGCACCGCCCGTGGAAGGCCGAACAGCTGGGCGATGGCGGTTATGCCATGAGCTGCTGGATCGAGCGCACCGCATACGAGGCTGCCGACGGCGTGATTGCGGTGAGCCAAGGCATGAAGCGCGACGTGATGAAGCTTTACGGCGTGCCCGAGGACCGCGTGAAGGTTATCTACAACGGCATCGACCCGGAATTCTACGCGCCGACATTCAATGCGGGCATCCTCGAGAAGTGGGGCGTAGACCCGAACCGCCCCTACGTGCTGTTCGTGGGCCGCATTACGCGCCAGAAGGGCATTAGCCAGCTTATCCAGGCCATTCCGCAAATCGACAAGAAGGCGCAGGTGGTGCTCTGTGCGGGTGCTCCCGATACGGTGGAACTCGCCGAGGAATGCAAGTCGCTTATCGAAAAGGTCCAGGCCTCCCGCGACGGCGTGGTGTGGATTCAGGAAGCCGTCCCGCACGAGGAACTCCGCGTGCTCTACAGCCATGCGACCGTGTTTGCTACGCCCTCGCTCTACGAGCCGTTCGGGATTATCAACCTCGAGGCGATGAGCTGCGGGACCCCGGTGGTGGGTTCTGCGGTGGGCGGGATTCCCGAGATTATCGTGGACGGCGAAACCGGATTCCTGGTGCCGCTCAAGCACGTGTCCGAGACGGATTTCGAGCCTGCCGACCCCAAGGCCTTCCAGACCGACTTTGCAAACAAGTTAAACAAGGTTCTCGCAGACCCGGAACTTGCGAAGAAGATGGGCGAGGTGAGCCGCAAGCGTGCCGTAGATGTGTTCAGCTGGAAGTCTATCGCCAAGCAGACGTACGACTTTTACCAGGAATGCATCGAGCGCTACAAGAAAAGTAAGTAATATTTTATCCGGCTAAAAAAGGAGTTTCGCAATGCCGGAACAAGTCTTGACGCATGAATCGCTGGTGGAGTTTTTCGGGGAAGAAGAATTCAAGAAGTTGTGTAATCACGAGGCGGGCCATGCGCTTGTCGCGTTTTTATTCAAGCGCCCGCTGGATTACGTGAAGATGAACAATTCCAAGGAGCAGCCGGGCACCACTCACATCGCGGGTACGGAACTCGAGGGCG
This window harbors:
- a CDS encoding FKBP-type peptidyl-prolyl cis-trans isomerase, with the protein product MNLTRFTLLAASCAALLACGGNKNAAPATDPTPAPAPAAAPAPAPEVKVSLDSTVDRYSYALGMDLGKAIANINVPLKLDVIIAAIKDEVDTTRKVLMDDTTAEKALQGLLLQMQQKKEADAKAAAQKSLEEQAQFLAKNVLDSTVKVTTKGVQYKVIKEGTGITPKVSDKVQVHYIGALLDGTEFDNSVKRGEPLEFPVNAVIEGWQDLLQVMKEGMKVKAWIPSALAYGEAGVPPMIPANALLVFEVELLKVYAETPAVDGSVGSPTDAAVAPADTAAAKAADPAAAPAEAKDSKKAEPANASTSAPTDAKKPAAKGAKKPAAKK
- the folD gene encoding bifunctional methylenetetrahydrofolate dehydrogenase/methenyltetrahydrofolate cyclohydrolase FolD, which codes for MAALILDGKALAKTTEEELSARVAKLKEKTGKTPILATILVGDDPASATYVKMKGNACARVGMESIRVVLPKNTTTEELLNKIQELNDNRDVHGILLQHPVPRHIDERAAFEAIDARKDVDGVTCLGFGRMAMGEPAYGCATPAGIMRLLKAYNIPLAGKHAVVVGRSAILGKPMAMMLLNADCTVTICHSKTQNLPEFVKQADILVGAVGKPEFIKKEWIKQGAVVVDAGYHPGGVGDIEKGLDDVASAYTPVPGGVGPMTINTLIYQSVESGEKYLG
- a CDS encoding CatB-related O-acetyltransferase is translated as MTTPNNIPDPTAVHPIAGYDKEIYVKPTLKNPNIVVGDFTYIADSEFESHVTHLYPWNNDKLIIGKFCQIAAGVEFVMNGANHQMNAVSTFPFYTLTGWDMKAPAPADMPLKGDTIIGNDVWIGQNVTILPGVHIGDGAIIGASSVVGSNVEPYTIVAGNPAQFIRKRFDEELTNLMLEWRWWDKPIEEINSLIPVLTSSDLTEVKKKIKEMLGK
- a CDS encoding nitroreductase — its product is MNTLEAIRTRRSTRKFKAQPVELEKLKQIVEAGQFGPTGGNAQTNHFFVISDASVIAKLKELVQSAFAKMELREDLYKSLKNSITLARKGNYSFCYTAPVLIVVANRKEYGNNMADVACAVENMMLAANELDLGSCYINQLKWLNEDPTLLEYLRGLGLREDERVYASVAIGYADTESGLPNRNVSERTGNEVVFV
- a CDS encoding FISUMP domain-containing protein, with product MKHLLSIGLIVVLTQVFFACGDDDSDFIARGDDSSLEDDSSDSDGDEDSSESKSGSSSSRKGSSSSSGGSSSSAGSSSSRYTYDVSKIEKGTFTDKRDGREYRTITVDGSIWMAENLNYAPASSLGCHQDDDKDCTKYGRIYTWGEVIDSTKSYCGYNIVCDQPLQGICPDGWRIPTRGDWVALLSKFYGSTPSFYEYKGLAPALFSKDNASSYQGTDDYGFTVAIPEKGTNKSAALNFFTATQTSGSENIRPYFMVFDSKNINDKATTNFAFPAALRCIKGDLVPNLNNPTTTFGVRGEDRKVCNGAEPNSSLSTRACNKNGENKCSIYEDGSLKINGKYMYLEANGKKACPFEWHIPSVSEWKDFLAYVGGECFAGFTLKAQKGWGDDYAFDAFGLGIKPTDGDEARFLIGGSKKGEITGSVVFAKGSNIATIKDDTANVSGLLCMKGRLKDDTLSYMNPELEYGEFTDSRDNRTYKTINIGHTKWMAENLNFETDSSVCFGGYHGNTTFSCVRYGKFYRYEDALTACPAGWRLPTKEDFDTLVYIATPYKRASTLVSQENETYKGNNSSGFSLIMMGYIWNGRDDFGDTATYLWSSTELNDSLVYTLVAYKGTYTDTANVAKANAIRDTKFNVRCVSEEKVVYGYKGTYGTLVDERDGHEYRTIEINGTTWMAENLKYESENSTCKRDSCDIYGLHYSFPFTSLVIDPLCPDGWHISTTADWDSLLAFVRANDSATYALDLRYTFRWPSYNQGTDKYGLGVIPNTCYQDNSGYDIVNVRDEAVACIGAEDVENKKGYYYIMSSNGVNSVRKNVYKRSIDSDRYRFGIRCVKDK
- a CDS encoding glycoside hydrolase family 5 protein, yielding MLKSRLRTAALAVSFSVASLAVLANAETLPTAGEMFNKMGFGINIGNTMEVPGNPTGWGNKFPTEAYIDSVKATGFSTIRIPCAWDSHAKDGVINESWMDSVQTVVDMCMRAGLVTVLNIHWDGGWLEENLKDEKKDEVNAKQKSYWTQIATRFKDYNENLLFASANEPATTDDNYRHETEILMVYHQTFVDAVRATGSNNASRTLVIQGPSTSIDRTTEVMPVSKLPKDVIENRLMVEVHFYDPYTYTLMNDIADWGAQVYPQYYWGDDLAAGADIVHNCGYNAWAGAMGDKCTSAQIQEQFGKMKTNFVDKGVPVIIGEFGANDRVGVLTGDNYAKHRKGRLAYYDAVMKLAKQNKVVPIAWDTGHEGENNMTIIRRQSAPDGSVFDMDVLKIMRSAYGLGDYVNGGETTGIVNGAQLGEGLARATSGIVRVGNRLESAGEIRLFNLNGTLVRTAINGMSLENIPHGIYIAKGAGALVRVDIR
- the argA gene encoding amino-acid N-acetyltransferase, with the translated sequence MNNTASDFYSQHFEVAGFIREVFGYMDRFKGQLFVLKIDDGLMDHPLFPVLMRDIALLHKAGIRIIIVPGTRNSIDAQLKAWELESKFEGGVRLTSEEALPLIEQASLGVAQRIMSHLTASGLSGIQGNWVLARSLGVIGGVDYMRTGKIERIQRDILEQLLDENFVPIIPPIGWNKIGHAYNISSTELATEICKYMQVGKLFFIGNENGIKLKGLVTGKNTKYLEPTDSGVISALDVDQAKELLELNSDVLDFAQMDYLMNAIRACEAGANRVHLLSGEFQGSVLQEVFSARGDGTMVYANQYSSIRPANIEDIPDILRIMQDYIAKGYLVPRTQESISEKLKDYVVYSIDNSIHGCGALHEFEDGMAEVAGIAVGANYRKSGIGDAIVRHLISVGRMKGYSKLFLLTTQALDWFYHFGFEDGTVEDLPKSKRDHYNQKRNSRILILPLDK